Proteins from a genomic interval of Corallincola holothuriorum:
- the cmoA gene encoding carboxy-S-adenosyl-L-methionine synthase CmoA, protein MENKDTIFSHPLSNIGDFRFDEGVADVFSDMIQRSVPGYTNIISTIGELAKHYIQEQSQVYDLGCSLGAATLAMRRNISQQGVNMIAVDNSQAMIERCQRNLGAYRSDVPVTVVLDDIREVAIENASMVVINFTLQFLPPDEREALLTKVYQGLKPGGLLVLSEKIRFDDQSVDDLLTELHHNFKRAHGYSELEISQKRTALENVMRTDTAQLHTERLNEIGFKHVATWFQCFNFTSLLAIK, encoded by the coding sequence ATGGAAAATAAAGACACTATTTTTTCTCATCCCTTAAGTAACATTGGTGACTTTCGTTTCGATGAAGGGGTTGCAGATGTCTTTTCTGACATGATCCAGCGCTCAGTGCCTGGTTATACCAACATCATCTCCACAATCGGCGAACTGGCCAAGCACTACATTCAGGAACAATCACAGGTTTACGATCTAGGCTGCTCTTTAGGGGCTGCCACCTTGGCAATGCGGCGCAATATCAGCCAGCAAGGAGTCAACATGATCGCTGTTGATAACTCGCAAGCGATGATTGAGCGCTGTCAGCGTAACCTCGGCGCCTATCGTTCAGACGTGCCGGTAACCGTGGTGCTTGACGATATCAGAGAGGTCGCGATCGAGAATGCTTCGATGGTGGTGATAAACTTCACTCTACAATTTTTGCCACCAGATGAAAGAGAGGCTCTGTTAACCAAGGTCTACCAAGGGCTAAAGCCCGGAGGGCTGTTGGTGCTATCAGAAAAAATACGTTTTGATGACCAATCGGTCGACGACCTGCTGACCGAACTACACCACAATTTCAAACGTGCCCATGGTTACAGCGAATTGGAAATCAGCCAAAAGCGCACAGCCTTAGAAAACGTGATGCGAACCGACACCGCTCAGTTACATACGGAACGCTTAAATGAAATCGGCTTCAAACATGTAGCCACGTGGTTTCAATGCTTTAATTTCACCTCATTACTGGCGATCAAATAG
- a CDS encoding transporter substrate-binding domain-containing protein, protein MFARTLLAVLIYLFCFMAQPFVAAQDKPLVIVTSAETYPYHFAIDGQPRGMLVDLWRLWSEKTHTKIVLVSASWVDSLEMIRSGTADIHAGMAVNEQRATYLAFADSLATVHSNIFVHRSLPDIKQPEQLRPYLVGAVKEANHVTMLNRLYPHLAIAEYDRQFSVYDAAMRGEVLAFTGLDRVSSQYEPVLELEQRFPNHRKLTYHTTSLHPSVQSGNDALLAKINDGFKLISDEERAAINRRWFGTSGEQAGIMIAILPDAPPYMMLDEDGVPSGMLVDIWKLWGERNGYEVNFMVQEKHTLDSQMDMQLVDIVSALPSAENDSQALEPANQLMTLKVQFYTPENSGVNALSQVSELPIGVLEQASYLPQLTSQYPKLSFSYFSDHFELIQAAISGEIAGFFGLSNLTEYVLIQRNQLNQFRRLDNPTFAAEVLALVGKGNENLKQRVQLGFEAVELSDLAEIEQRWILAPQDRYFENLPLSVELSDEENRWLSSHPVIRMGAVKDYSPFEFVNEVGEFAGVNADLVEWLESRTGLRIEVVLFEHWQQVLEAAMRHKVDFVAAISDTPERRQSLIFSDGYWPTPWAIAIREEELLVSQLSQLRGRTLAVIAGYQVIPWIRRNHPEIELKVYESGAEALQAVSSGEVFGALDNLTVAVSMVRELSLSNLKLSTLHDIKQESSQFGIRKDWPELNSILNKALLMLTEDERRKILSKWLDLTIEQGVSSEKVWRISVQIGALVIVVMTLMVLWNRRLNKEIERRRAAEETIRHLARHDELTGLANRRQFEEQILGALENHARTKNLMALMFIDLDGFKEINDQHGHGAGDQVLKEVAKRFQGVVRRSDTLARFGGDEFVVLATNLHHRLHAAELAKKLIFALEKPFKVGDAKCSLSASIGVAVYPEDGETPDVLLRVADSLMYKIKQQDKNGYLLS, encoded by the coding sequence ATGTTTGCGCGAACTCTATTAGCTGTTTTAATCTACTTATTCTGTTTTATGGCCCAGCCCTTTGTGGCCGCACAGGATAAGCCGCTGGTTATTGTGACCAGTGCAGAGACCTATCCTTATCACTTTGCTATAGATGGTCAGCCACGGGGGATGTTGGTTGATCTTTGGCGGCTATGGTCCGAGAAGACCCATACTAAGATTGTGCTCGTTTCTGCGTCCTGGGTTGATAGCCTCGAGATGATCCGTAGCGGAACGGCAGATATCCATGCAGGTATGGCTGTTAATGAACAGCGCGCGACCTACTTGGCCTTTGCAGATTCTCTGGCGACCGTACACTCCAATATTTTTGTTCACCGTTCGCTGCCAGATATTAAGCAGCCGGAACAACTGCGTCCCTACTTAGTCGGTGCGGTAAAAGAAGCCAACCATGTGACGATGTTGAATCGTCTTTACCCACACCTCGCTATCGCAGAGTATGACCGCCAGTTCAGTGTTTATGATGCTGCGATGCGTGGGGAAGTACTGGCTTTTACGGGCTTGGATCGGGTTTCATCGCAATATGAACCGGTATTAGAGTTAGAGCAGCGATTTCCCAACCACCGTAAACTGACTTATCACACCACGTCTCTTCACCCCTCTGTTCAGTCAGGCAATGATGCTTTACTGGCTAAAATCAATGATGGCTTTAAGCTGATCTCCGACGAGGAGAGAGCAGCAATCAATCGCCGTTGGTTCGGAACATCCGGTGAGCAAGCTGGCATCATGATCGCCATTTTACCGGACGCACCACCATACATGATGCTGGATGAGGACGGTGTGCCCAGTGGCATGTTGGTCGATATATGGAAGCTTTGGGGTGAGCGTAATGGTTATGAAGTTAACTTTATGGTGCAGGAAAAACACACGCTGGATAGCCAGATGGACATGCAGCTGGTGGATATTGTTTCTGCATTACCCAGCGCCGAGAATGATAGCCAGGCTTTAGAGCCAGCAAATCAATTAATGACGCTCAAAGTGCAGTTCTATACACCTGAAAATTCAGGTGTTAATGCATTAAGCCAGGTCAGCGAATTACCCATTGGAGTTTTAGAGCAAGCGAGCTATTTACCGCAGCTTACCAGCCAATATCCCAAGTTAAGCTTTAGTTATTTTTCAGACCATTTCGAGTTAATACAAGCGGCAATTAGTGGTGAGATCGCTGGCTTTTTCGGCTTATCTAACTTGACGGAATATGTCCTTATTCAACGCAATCAACTTAATCAATTTCGGCGTTTGGACAACCCCACCTTTGCCGCCGAAGTGCTCGCCTTGGTCGGCAAGGGCAATGAGAATCTTAAACAAAGAGTGCAGCTAGGTTTTGAAGCTGTTGAACTCTCAGATTTAGCAGAGATTGAGCAACGTTGGATACTTGCGCCTCAGGACCGCTATTTTGAGAATCTGCCACTGTCGGTCGAACTCAGTGACGAGGAGAACCGCTGGTTATCTAGTCACCCTGTGATCCGTATGGGGGCCGTTAAGGACTACTCGCCATTTGAGTTCGTTAATGAAGTTGGCGAGTTCGCTGGGGTTAATGCCGATCTGGTTGAGTGGTTGGAAAGCCGCACAGGATTACGAATTGAGGTGGTGCTTTTCGAGCATTGGCAGCAAGTGCTTGAGGCTGCTATGCGGCATAAAGTCGACTTTGTCGCCGCTATCAGCGATACACCGGAGCGTCGACAATCACTGATTTTTTCAGATGGGTATTGGCCAACCCCATGGGCGATAGCGATACGTGAAGAGGAGCTTTTAGTTTCTCAACTCAGCCAGTTGCGAGGTCGCACGCTGGCGGTCATCGCTGGCTATCAAGTGATCCCCTGGATCAGGCGAAATCACCCAGAAATCGAATTGAAAGTATATGAATCGGGGGCTGAAGCGCTGCAGGCAGTATCTTCCGGTGAAGTGTTCGGAGCGTTAGATAACCTTACTGTTGCCGTTTCCATGGTGAGGGAATTGAGCCTGAGTAATCTGAAACTGTCTACTTTGCACGATATAAAGCAAGAGTCTTCTCAATTCGGTATTAGAAAAGATTGGCCTGAGCTCAATAGTATATTGAATAAAGCATTACTGATGTTGACGGAAGACGAGCGCCGCAAAATTCTATCTAAATGGTTAGATTTGACCATTGAACAAGGGGTTTCTAGTGAGAAAGTCTGGCGCATCAGTGTCCAGATTGGTGCCTTGGTTATCGTGGTGATGACATTGATGGTCTTGTGGAACCGTCGCTTAAATAAAGAGATTGAACGTCGTCGAGCCGCAGAAGAAACGATCCGCCATTTGGCTCGCCATGATGAACTAACTGGCTTAGCTAATCGGCGGCAGTTTGAGGAACAGATTCTAGGGGCGCTAGAGAACCATGCGCGAACTAAGAATCTTATGGCTTTGATGTTTATTGATCTGGATGGGTTTAAAGAGATTAATGACCAACATGGTCATGGTGCTGGCGATCAGGTACTCAAAGAGGTAGCAAAGCGTTTTCAGGGAGTAGTAAGGCGCTCTGATACGTTAGCGCGTTTTGGTGGCGATGAGTTTGTTGTTTTAGCAACTAACTTGCATCACCGTCTGCACGCGGCTGAATTGGCGAAGAAGCTCATTTTTGCCCTTGAAAAGCCATTCAAGGTAGGAGATGCCAAGTGTTCATTAAGTGCCAGTATTGGTGTGGCAGTCTATCCGGAGGATGGTGAAACGCCTGATGTCTTGTTACGGGTGGCGGATAGCTTGATGTATAAGATTAAGCAGCAAGACAAGAACGGTTACCTATTGAGTTAA
- a CDS encoding FmdB family zinc ribbon protein, which translates to MPIYEYQCGSCGHQLEKLQRISDAPLVDCPDCAAPALKKLISAAGFRLKGSGWYETDFKSGSKKNVASDSHSKSN; encoded by the coding sequence ATGCCTATTTATGAGTACCAATGTGGGTCGTGCGGCCATCAGTTAGAGAAACTCCAACGTATCAGTGATGCGCCTTTGGTGGATTGTCCCGATTGTGCGGCCCCTGCGCTGAAGAAGTTGATTTCTGCAGCTGGTTTCCGGCTTAAAGGTAGTGGCTGGTATGAGACTGACTTTAAGAGTGGCAGTAAGAAAAACGTGGCTTCGGACAGTCATTCGAAATCGAACTGA
- the aspS gene encoding aspartate--tRNA ligase gives MRSHYCGEVNESLIGQEVTLCGWVNRRRDLGGVIFLDLRDREGIVQVVYDPDIEDVFALANTLRNEFCVKVTGKVRPRPEGQINKEMASGGIELLGLQLEILNAAAPLPLDFNQQNSEEQRLRFRYLDLRRPEMSEKLKFRAKVTNEVRRFMEEAGFMDVETPILTAATPEGARDYLVPSRTHKGKFFALPQSPQLFKQLLMMSGVDRYYQIVKCFRDEDLRADRQPEFTQIDIETSFMSADQVMAVTEQMIRQLFTKLMNIDLGDFPRMTYEEAMRRFGSDKPDLRIPLELVDVAEQVKTVDFKVFAGPANDDNGRVAAIRVPAGADKFSRKQIDELGKFVGIYGAKGLAWMKINDRAAGLEGVQSPVAKFFSAEQMEALLAQTNAESGDILFFGADNKVVVTEAMGALRIKLGEDLGLVADEWRPLWVVDFPMFEEADGRAHALHHPFTAPSNATAAELEANPYGALSDAYDMVLNGCEVGGGSVRIHDQTMQATVFRILGISDEEAREKFGFLLDALQYGAPPHAGLAFGLDRLVMLMCGADTIRDVMAFPKTTTAACPLTDAPGKANPEQLVELGIALVAKEDAK, from the coding sequence ATGCGCAGCCATTATTGTGGAGAGGTTAACGAATCACTGATTGGCCAAGAGGTCACCTTGTGTGGCTGGGTTAATCGTCGTCGTGATTTGGGGGGAGTGATCTTTCTGGATCTGCGTGATCGAGAAGGTATCGTTCAAGTTGTTTACGATCCGGATATCGAAGATGTATTCGCTCTAGCAAATACCCTGCGTAACGAATTTTGTGTCAAAGTGACGGGCAAAGTCCGTCCGCGCCCTGAAGGGCAGATCAATAAAGAGATGGCCAGTGGTGGCATTGAATTACTGGGTTTGCAACTTGAGATCCTTAACGCCGCTGCACCGCTGCCGTTGGACTTTAACCAACAGAATAGTGAAGAACAGCGCTTACGCTTCCGCTATTTGGATCTACGTCGGCCAGAAATGAGCGAAAAGCTTAAGTTCCGTGCCAAAGTGACTAATGAAGTTCGCCGCTTTATGGAAGAGGCGGGCTTTATGGATGTAGAAACTCCCATCTTAACGGCGGCAACGCCTGAAGGCGCACGAGATTACTTAGTGCCTAGTCGCACTCACAAAGGCAAATTCTTCGCTTTACCACAGTCACCACAGTTGTTTAAGCAGCTGCTGATGATGTCTGGCGTTGACCGTTACTATCAGATCGTTAAATGTTTCCGTGATGAAGATCTTCGTGCTGATCGTCAGCCTGAGTTTACTCAGATTGATATCGAAACCTCATTTATGTCTGCGGATCAAGTGATGGCGGTAACGGAGCAGATGATCCGTCAGTTGTTCACGAAATTGATGAATATTGATTTAGGTGATTTCCCGCGGATGACTTACGAAGAGGCGATGCGCCGTTTCGGTAGTGATAAACCCGATCTGCGTATTCCGTTAGAGTTGGTCGATGTCGCTGAACAGGTTAAAACGGTCGATTTCAAGGTGTTCGCTGGCCCGGCGAATGATGACAATGGCCGCGTTGCAGCAATTCGTGTTCCTGCAGGTGCCGATAAATTCAGCCGGAAACAGATTGACGAGCTGGGTAAGTTTGTTGGTATATACGGTGCCAAAGGTCTGGCATGGATGAAAATTAATGATCGTGCCGCAGGGCTGGAAGGGGTGCAATCTCCTGTTGCTAAGTTCTTCTCTGCTGAACAGATGGAAGCATTGCTTGCTCAAACTAACGCTGAAAGTGGCGATATTCTGTTCTTTGGTGCAGATAATAAAGTGGTCGTTACCGAAGCAATGGGCGCGTTGCGAATCAAACTAGGTGAAGACCTTGGGTTGGTTGCCGATGAATGGCGTCCGTTGTGGGTTGTTGATTTCCCAATGTTCGAGGAAGCTGATGGCCGTGCTCATGCGCTGCATCATCCGTTCACCGCACCATCAAATGCTACCGCAGCGGAACTGGAAGCTAACCCTTACGGTGCGTTATCCGATGCATATGACATGGTATTAAATGGCTGTGAAGTTGGCGGTGGCTCGGTACGTATTCACGACCAAACTATGCAGGCCACTGTTTTCCGTATTCTTGGGATCAGTGATGAAGAAGCCCGTGAGAAGTTTGGTTTCTTGTTGGATGCGCTGCAGTATGGTGCTCCACCACATGCGGGTTTAGCATTTGGTTTAGATCGTTTGGTCATGTTGATGTGTGGTGCCGACACTATCCGAGACGTGATGGCATTTCCAAAAACTACTACCGCAGCATGTCCATTGACCGATGCACCTGGAAAAGCAAATCCGGAGCAGTTGGTTGAGCTGGGTATTGCGTTGGTAGCGAAGGAAGATGCTAAATAG
- the nudB gene encoding dihydroneopterin triphosphate diphosphatase — MSYKRPESVLVVIYREDFRVLLMRRLDLPTFWQSVTGSLEVGELPIRAAARELKEETGIDVAMLPSVLEDADVQVRYLLYPEWRHRYAPGTTHNLEHWFYLRVPVTTEIQLSATEHLEYVWLDFEHAIRKVSSSSNRDALITLQKRLTK, encoded by the coding sequence GTGAGTTACAAGCGCCCTGAATCTGTCCTGGTAGTGATCTACCGTGAGGATTTCAGAGTGCTGCTTATGCGAAGGTTGGACCTGCCAACCTTCTGGCAATCTGTTACCGGCTCATTGGAAGTGGGCGAGCTACCGATTCGTGCGGCGGCGAGAGAGTTAAAAGAGGAAACCGGTATTGATGTGGCGATGTTGCCTTCAGTGTTAGAGGATGCGGACGTTCAGGTTCGCTATCTTTTGTACCCTGAATGGCGTCATCGATATGCGCCGGGCACCACCCACAATCTTGAGCATTGGTTTTATCTTCGAGTACCGGTCACCACTGAGATCCAGCTGTCGGCGACAGAACATCTTGAGTATGTATGGCTGGACTTCGAGCATGCGATACGCAAAGTTAGCTCTTCGAGTAACCGCGATGCCTTGATCACTTTGCAAAAACGGCTCACTAAGTAA
- a CDS encoding YebC/PmpR family DNA-binding transcriptional regulator, with product MAGHSKWANIKHRKAAQDAKRGKIFTKLIREITVASREGGSDADSNPRLRAAIDKALSNNMTRDTVERAVKRGAGELDGQELETIIYEGYGPGGTAVMVETMTDNRNRTVSNIRHLFTKAGGNLGTDGSVAYLFSKKGVISYSEGLDEDVVMEAALDAGAEDVETNDDGSIDVYTLPEDFGGVKDALDASGLAAVNAEVTMIPSTKAELDLATAEKFFRLVDGLEDDDDVQEVYHNADITDDVMEQLG from the coding sequence ATGGCTGGTCATAGTAAATGGGCGAACATCAAACACCGTAAGGCAGCTCAGGATGCCAAGCGGGGAAAGATTTTTACCAAGCTGATCCGTGAGATCACCGTTGCTTCGCGGGAAGGTGGTTCTGACGCCGACAGCAATCCTCGTTTGCGTGCCGCTATCGACAAAGCACTGTCCAATAATATGACCCGTGATACGGTTGAGAGAGCGGTTAAACGCGGTGCCGGCGAGCTCGATGGCCAAGAGTTGGAAACTATCATCTACGAAGGGTATGGCCCCGGTGGCACAGCAGTGATGGTGGAAACGATGACGGATAATCGTAATCGTACGGTTTCAAATATCCGCCACCTGTTTACCAAAGCCGGCGGTAATTTAGGCACCGATGGCTCCGTCGCCTATCTATTCAGTAAGAAAGGGGTTATCTCTTATTCTGAAGGTCTCGACGAAGATGTGGTGATGGAAGCAGCTCTTGATGCCGGTGCAGAAGATGTCGAAACCAATGATGATGGTTCGATAGATGTCTACACTTTGCCGGAAGATTTTGGTGGCGTGAAAGATGCACTGGATGCGTCAGGTTTAGCAGCGGTTAACGCGGAGGTCACTATGATTCCGTCGACCAAAGCTGAGCTAGATTTAGCCACTGCTGAGAAATTTTTCCGTCTGGTCGATGGACTTGAAGATGATGATGATGTGCAGGAGGTATATCACAATGCTGATATTACCGACGATGTTATGGAACAGCTAGGTTAA
- the ruvC gene encoding crossover junction endodeoxyribonuclease RuvC, which translates to MSIILGIDPGSRITGYGVIKQLGAKFSYLGSGCIRITAPELPERLRIIHDGVSELIQQFQPDEFAIERVFMARNADSALKLGQARGAAIVAAACRDIPVYEYSAREVKQAVVGTGGADKTQVQHMVKQILSLPATPQADAADALAIALCHSHTRQSLIAMSGKVSGQARGRWR; encoded by the coding sequence TTGAGTATTATTCTTGGTATCGATCCCGGCTCGCGGATCACCGGTTATGGTGTGATTAAGCAGTTGGGTGCCAAGTTTAGTTATTTGGGGAGTGGCTGTATCCGCATCACTGCGCCAGAGTTGCCTGAACGATTACGTATTATCCATGATGGTGTCAGTGAGTTGATTCAACAGTTCCAACCTGACGAGTTTGCCATCGAGAGAGTGTTTATGGCTCGCAATGCTGACTCCGCATTAAAGCTTGGTCAAGCACGTGGCGCGGCCATTGTGGCGGCCGCTTGTCGTGATATTCCTGTATACGAGTACTCTGCCAGAGAGGTTAAACAGGCTGTGGTTGGTACTGGTGGGGCGGATAAAACTCAAGTCCAGCACATGGTGAAGCAAATTTTGTCATTACCAGCGACCCCACAAGCGGATGCGGCTGATGCTTTAGCTATCGCCCTTTGCCATAGCCATACGCGACAAAGTTTAATCGCCATGTCGGGCAAGGTGTCGGGGCAGGCACGAGGGCGTTGGCGTTAG
- the ruvA gene encoding Holliday junction branch migration protein RuvA, with amino-acid sequence MIGQLRGTIISKQPPDLLLDVGGVGYEVQLPMTSFYQLPEVGAEATVVTHFVVREDAQLLFGFCALHERAMFRELIKTNGVGPKLALAILSGMSAEQFAQVVHHGDITSLMKLPGVGKKTAERLLVEMKDRLKDWNTQPVDSAADGFALSGQVEDTFVRPVDATEDAVAALIALGYKPAQASRAVGKVAVEGMSSEALIRDALRNML; translated from the coding sequence TTGATAGGACAGCTTCGCGGAACCATTATCTCTAAGCAACCCCCAGATCTTCTGTTAGATGTTGGTGGGGTAGGGTATGAGGTCCAGTTACCTATGACCAGCTTTTACCAATTGCCGGAGGTGGGAGCCGAAGCTACAGTGGTGACCCATTTTGTGGTTAGAGAAGATGCTCAGCTGCTATTTGGCTTTTGTGCTTTGCATGAAAGAGCGATGTTTCGTGAGCTGATAAAAACGAATGGTGTTGGGCCGAAACTCGCCCTCGCCATTCTATCTGGAATGTCCGCAGAACAGTTTGCCCAAGTTGTACACCACGGCGATATCACATCATTGATGAAGTTACCTGGTGTTGGCAAGAAGACCGCAGAACGCTTGTTAGTGGAAATGAAAGACAGGCTTAAGGATTGGAATACACAGCCTGTTGATTCTGCCGCAGACGGATTCGCATTGAGTGGACAAGTTGAAGATACTTTCGTGCGTCCTGTGGACGCGACGGAAGATGCCGTTGCCGCGCTTATCGCACTGGGCTATAAACCGGCGCAAGCCAGCCGTGCCGTTGGCAAGGTGGCGGTTGAAGGGATGAGTAGCGAAGCGCTGATCCGCGATGCATTACGAAACATGCTGTAA
- the ruvB gene encoding Holliday junction branch migration DNA helicase RuvB has translation MIEADRLIQGTTLHEEEAVDRAIRPKLLSDYTGQPHVVGQMNIFLEAARRRGEALDHLLIFGPPGLGKTTLANIVANEMNVSIKTTSGPVLEKAGDLAALLTNLEPNDVLFIDEIHRLSPVVEEVLYPAMEDYQLDIMIGEGPAARSIKLDLPPFTLIGATTRAGSLTSPLRDRFGIVQRLEFYTVDELTKIVQRSAAHLGMELVPTGAKEIARRSRGTPRISNRLLRRVRDYAEVKAAGNIDDAVAAKALDMLDVDDAGFDFMDRKLLLALIDKFDGGPVGLDNLAAAIGEVKETIEDVLEPYLIQQGFLQRTPRGRLATQRAYLHFGLDRPAS, from the coding sequence ATGATAGAAGCTGATCGACTGATACAAGGTACAACGCTTCACGAAGAAGAAGCTGTAGATCGCGCGATCCGCCCTAAGCTTTTGTCCGACTATACAGGGCAGCCCCATGTTGTGGGGCAAATGAACATTTTCCTTGAGGCTGCTCGAAGACGCGGCGAAGCCCTAGATCACCTGCTTATTTTCGGCCCGCCCGGTTTAGGTAAAACGACACTGGCTAACATTGTTGCCAATGAGATGAATGTGAGCATAAAGACCACTTCTGGGCCTGTGTTGGAAAAAGCAGGGGACCTCGCGGCACTGTTGACCAACTTAGAGCCCAATGATGTGTTGTTTATTGATGAGATACATCGTTTAAGCCCTGTCGTTGAAGAGGTCTTGTATCCAGCAATGGAAGATTATCAACTGGATATCATGATTGGTGAAGGCCCTGCCGCACGCTCAATTAAACTTGATTTGCCGCCGTTTACACTGATCGGCGCAACAACCCGAGCTGGTTCATTGACCTCTCCACTGCGTGATCGTTTTGGTATCGTCCAACGTCTAGAATTCTACACCGTGGATGAATTAACTAAAATTGTGCAGCGCTCTGCGGCTCATTTAGGAATGGAATTGGTGCCGACTGGCGCAAAGGAGATAGCACGTCGGAGCCGCGGTACACCTAGGATATCTAATCGCTTGCTGCGTCGGGTAAGGGATTATGCAGAGGTGAAAGCTGCGGGGAATATAGATGATGCCGTTGCCGCCAAAGCTTTGGATATGTTGGATGTCGATGATGCCGGTTTTGATTTTATGGATCGAAAACTACTTCTAGCACTGATCGACAAATTTGATGGCGGCCCCGTCGGACTGGACAACTTGGCCGCCGCTATCGGAGAAGTAAAAGAAACCATTGAAGATGTGTTGGAGCCCTACCTGATACAGCAAGGTTTTTTGCAACGAACCCCGCGTGGGCGGTTAGCTACCCAGAGAGCATATTTGCATTTTGGCTTGGATCGTCCAGCTAGCTAA
- the ybgC gene encoding tol-pal system-associated acyl-CoA thioesterase: protein MSDTIFNWPVRVYYEDTDAGGVVFYANYLKFFERARTEWLRSLGIEQDGLLAEGVAFVVRSVQMENLSSAKFNDQLSVSAEISEQKRASLIFKQAIVDQSNRLIATAEIKVACVDLNRAKPIAIPKQVAGVLPRVH, encoded by the coding sequence TTGAGCGATACGATCTTCAATTGGCCGGTACGTGTTTATTATGAAGACACTGATGCTGGTGGCGTGGTTTTCTACGCCAATTATCTTAAGTTCTTTGAGCGAGCTCGTACTGAGTGGTTACGCTCCCTCGGCATTGAACAGGATGGTCTGTTGGCCGAGGGTGTAGCTTTTGTTGTTCGTTCGGTACAGATGGAAAATTTGTCTTCAGCCAAATTCAATGATCAGCTTAGCGTTTCTGCCGAGATATCTGAACAAAAGAGAGCGAGCTTGATTTTTAAGCAAGCCATCGTTGATCAGAGCAATCGGCTAATTGCTACGGCAGAGATTAAAGTTGCTTGCGTGGACCTGAACCGCGCCAAACCAATCGCTATTCCAAAACAAGTCGCAGGAGTTTTGCCCCGTGTCCACTGA
- the tolQ gene encoding protein TolQ, with protein sequence MSTEISFLELIFDASLLVQLVMLILLAMSVLSWGMIFQRAKALKEAQDNADRFEDRFWSGVDLNKLYQEVSARSAEAKGMEQIFKSGFKEFARYHQGGSYTGVSAVEGTDRAMRVALSREVDELEQHLPFMATVGSISPYIGLFGTVWGIMNAFVALGSMNQAQLTLSLVAPAIAEALIATAMGLFAAIPAVIAYNKFSHQVERLENSYGNFMEEFSSILHRQSVAREQE encoded by the coding sequence GTGTCCACTGAAATATCGTTTCTTGAACTGATCTTTGATGCCAGCTTACTGGTGCAATTGGTCATGCTAATCCTTTTAGCGATGTCCGTGCTCTCCTGGGGGATGATTTTCCAACGCGCTAAAGCTTTGAAAGAAGCTCAGGATAATGCCGACCGTTTTGAAGATCGTTTTTGGTCAGGTGTCGACTTAAATAAGCTCTATCAGGAAGTGAGTGCGAGAAGTGCTGAGGCGAAGGGCATGGAGCAGATCTTTAAATCTGGTTTTAAGGAGTTTGCGCGCTATCACCAAGGAGGCTCGTATACCGGTGTCAGTGCGGTAGAAGGTACGGATAGGGCGATGCGTGTGGCACTCTCCAGAGAGGTTGATGAACTTGAGCAACACCTGCCTTTTATGGCTACGGTTGGCTCAATTAGTCCTTATATCGGTCTTTTCGGTACGGTGTGGGGAATTATGAATGCTTTTGTTGCCTTAGGTAGCATGAATCAAGCGCAGTTGACCTTGTCACTGGTCGCTCCTGCGATTGCTGAAGCCTTGATTGCGACAGCGATGGGACTATTTGCTGCGATCCCTGCGGTCATCGCCTACAACAAGTTCAGTCACCAAGTTGAACGCTTAGAAAATAGCTATGGCAACTTTATGGAAGAGTTTTCAAGTATCCTGCATCGGCAATCCGTTGCCCGCGAGCAGGAGTAA
- the tolR gene encoding protein TolR — protein MSYQRKRRKPKAEINVVPYIDVMLVLLVIFMVTAPLITQGVKVNLPKQDANPLLEDAKPPIIATIESDGTYWFTDDKGSSEELPKDDLVARIAAIVELAPATHVVVKGDAKVPYGYVVSLMADLENAGIETVGLMTDPSGG, from the coding sequence ATGAGTTATCAGCGTAAACGGCGGAAGCCCAAGGCTGAGATTAACGTAGTGCCATATATCGATGTCATGTTGGTATTGCTGGTCATCTTTATGGTAACTGCACCGTTAATTACGCAAGGGGTGAAGGTAAACTTGCCTAAGCAGGATGCTAATCCGCTACTTGAAGATGCTAAACCGCCAATCATTGCCACTATTGAGTCGGATGGCACCTATTGGTTTACTGATGATAAAGGCTCTTCAGAAGAGTTACCGAAAGATGATTTGGTGGCTCGGATCGCCGCTATCGTTGAACTTGCACCAGCTACCCATGTGGTTGTGAAAGGCGACGCGAAAGTACCGTACGGCTATGTCGTGTCACTGATGGCCGATTTGGAAAACGCAGGTATCGAAACCGTCGGTTTAATGACAGATCCGAGCGGGGGATAA